A single genomic interval of uncultured Desulfobacter sp. harbors:
- a CDS encoding ADP-ribosylglycohydrolase family protein has protein sequence MIEAVRAQTQMTHKDTNTVDAAVFFSLLVVECLKGTPPSETMKRLSQGRFSDSPISMWTQQGLDAADQESVPAIIRFGQSCSILDAFPGIVQVITRHENDLSGAVIQSVMAGGDNAARAAIVAMVLAAYRGLDDKTREWAEGLNQKEVISACLERIV, from the coding sequence TTGATTGAAGCAGTCAGGGCCCAGACTCAAATGACCCACAAGGATACAAATACCGTTGACGCGGCGGTTTTCTTTTCACTGCTGGTCGTGGAATGCCTCAAGGGGACACCGCCTTCTGAAACCATGAAACGCCTTTCCCAAGGTCGCTTTTCAGATTCGCCGATTTCAATGTGGACCCAACAGGGGTTGGACGCGGCTGATCAGGAAAGCGTTCCGGCGATTATCCGATTCGGTCAGTCCTGTTCGATCCTTGACGCATTTCCCGGCATCGTTCAGGTCATTACCAGACATGAAAACGATCTCTCCGGGGCTGTCATTCAATCGGTCATGGCCGGCGGGGACAATGCCGCCCGGGCCGCAATAGTGGCCATGGTGCTGGCCGCTTACAGAGGACTGGATGACAAAACCCGGGAGTGGGCAGAAGGATTGAACCAGAAAGAGGTCATCAGCGCCTGCCTGGAGAGAATCGTTTAG
- a CDS encoding ADP-ribosylglycohydrolase family protein, with the protein MKDNARAMVKASLAADSLALGVHWIYDAETIKSNYGVVDQLMAPGLDTYHPTKKKGDFTHYGDQTLVLLRSVANSGRFDPNDFFEQWKAFFENYNGYFDSATKTTLKNIVKKKGPFDCGSLSNDIAGAARISSVDFKPVQSS; encoded by the coding sequence ATGAAAGACAATGCACGGGCCATGGTCAAAGCATCCCTGGCCGCAGATTCTCTGGCACTTGGGGTCCACTGGATTTATGATGCAGAAACAATCAAATCAAATTACGGCGTTGTAGATCAATTGATGGCACCCGGCCTGGACACGTACCATCCCACCAAAAAGAAAGGTGATTTCACCCATTATGGCGATCAGACCCTGGTTCTGCTCAGATCCGTTGCAAATTCAGGCCGCTTTGATCCCAATGATTTTTTTGAGCAGTGGAAGGCATTTTTTGAAAACTATAACGGGTATTTTGATTCAGCGACAAAAACCACATTAAAAAATATCGTCAAAAAGAAGGGGCCCTTTGACTGTGGCTCCCTGTCCAATGATATTGCCGGGGCCGCAAGAATATCCTCCGTTGATTTTAAGCCTGTACAATCATCCTGA
- a CDS encoding tetratricopeptide repeat protein: MKNAAKYDLEQMFQKSYISHKAGRFSEAEKGYREILEKKPEWGQPMSALGILYLDRKRPEKAKPLFEKAAGLNPPDLSACYQLGRLKQMENDHQSAIPLYQKMLEQQPEAGLVWNNLGVAYRETGKPDDAMTSFRAAVRFAPEMAEAWNNLGVALDEQGQGEEALNAYQKAIDIQPDYVSPHLNIGIMLQKRERFKEAETHYRKVLKSQPQNEIAQFMLQSIGGGDTPPDAAPVAHVRSIFNQCAENFEAILVEELEYKTPELLFNMVRPYLSENMEILDLGCGTGLGAVLYQPFAKRLTGVDVSEKMLEKAAEKKIYSCLEVFDILQPWAFPVKFDLIYSSDVFVYFGDLDQIIKSAATSLAPGGKIAFSVERLEDDTNDYQLYPSGRYAHSRRYIQTCLNRHGLKPLELAGTDIRKQSGNPVKGFLVVAEK; this comes from the coding sequence ATGAAAAACGCAGCAAAGTACGATTTAGAACAGATGTTTCAAAAATCATACATCAGTCACAAGGCGGGCAGGTTTTCCGAGGCGGAAAAAGGCTACAGGGAAATTTTGGAGAAAAAACCGGAATGGGGGCAGCCGATGAGTGCCCTCGGAATCCTGTACCTGGACCGGAAGCGGCCGGAAAAAGCCAAACCTTTATTTGAAAAAGCAGCCGGTCTTAACCCACCGGATTTGTCTGCATGTTATCAATTAGGCCGGTTGAAACAGATGGAAAATGATCATCAGAGTGCCATTCCTTTATATCAGAAGATGCTTGAACAGCAACCGGAGGCCGGCCTGGTGTGGAATAATTTGGGCGTGGCTTACCGGGAAACCGGAAAACCGGATGATGCAATGACAAGTTTCCGGGCGGCCGTCCGGTTTGCGCCTGAAATGGCCGAGGCATGGAATAATTTGGGTGTGGCTTTGGATGAGCAAGGTCAGGGAGAGGAAGCGTTAAACGCATACCAAAAGGCTATTGACATTCAGCCGGATTATGTCTCCCCCCACTTGAATATCGGAATCATGCTTCAAAAACGCGAACGGTTCAAAGAAGCTGAAACACATTACCGGAAGGTGCTTAAAAGCCAACCGCAAAATGAAATTGCACAATTCATGCTCCAGAGCATCGGCGGGGGGGATACCCCTCCTGATGCAGCACCCGTGGCGCATGTTCGCAGTATTTTTAACCAGTGTGCTGAAAATTTTGAGGCCATTCTGGTTGAAGAACTGGAATACAAAACCCCTGAACTTCTGTTTAATATGGTACGTCCCTATTTGTCCGAAAATATGGAGATTCTTGATCTTGGCTGCGGCACAGGTCTGGGTGCCGTGTTATACCAGCCGTTTGCAAAACGTCTGACCGGCGTTGATGTATCAGAAAAGATGCTTGAAAAAGCGGCTGAAAAGAAAATTTACAGCTGCCTGGAGGTATTTGATATCCTGCAGCCATGGGCATTTCCCGTAAAATTTGACCTGATCTACAGCTCTGATGTCTTTGTCTATTTTGGAGATTTGGATCAAATTATCAAATCGGCTGCAACATCCCTTGCTCCGGGTGGAAAAATTGCATTCTCAGTGGAAAGACTCGAAGACGATACAAACGATTATCAGCTTTACCCCAGCGGCCGATATGCACATTCCAGACGATATATTCAGACCTGCCTGAACCGGCATGGATTGAAACCACTGGAATTGGCCGGCACGGATATCCGGAAGCAATCGGGAAATCCGGTGAAGGGATTCCTGGTTGTGGCAGAAAAGTAA
- a CDS encoding AI-2E family transporter — protein MNQDLIHPLFLLSLVFFISAVFLVMIKSFLMAILLAGIFSALAYPLYERLNKWLKGRQAAASGITIMIIILIVLLPLSGLLGIVTSQAIKVGQTATPWVQKQLSSPIAISQWLEDLPFYEQVEPYRETIYIKAGELVGAASQFFVNGLQTATMGTINFIFMVAILLYTMFFFLIDGDRLLKKILFYMPLDDKDERRLLNRFTSVTRATIKGTAIIGLVQGGASGIAFAVVGIHSSVFWGAVMTVLSIIPAVGTALIWIPAALWLFSQGAWFKAGALIVFCGVIVGGVDNLLRPRLVGKDTEMHDLLILFSTLGGIAMFGIIGIIIGPIIAALFVTIWDIYGVVFKDILPKVGP, from the coding sequence ATGAATCAAGACCTGATCCATCCTTTATTTTTATTATCACTGGTGTTTTTCATTTCAGCTGTTTTTCTTGTAATGATAAAGTCTTTTCTCATGGCTATTCTGCTGGCCGGAATTTTCTCAGCCCTGGCCTATCCGTTGTATGAGCGGCTTAACAAATGGCTGAAAGGAAGACAGGCTGCAGCATCCGGGATTACCATCATGATTATCATCCTGATCGTTCTTCTTCCCTTAAGCGGCCTTTTAGGCATTGTCACCAGTCAGGCCATCAAGGTGGGGCAGACAGCTACACCCTGGGTCCAGAAACAATTGTCTTCACCCATAGCCATTTCCCAGTGGCTGGAAGATCTGCCTTTTTATGAACAGGTAGAACCCTACAGGGAAACCATCTACATCAAGGCTGGAGAACTGGTGGGCGCCGCAAGTCAGTTTTTTGTCAACGGGCTTCAAACCGCGACCATGGGCACCATCAATTTTATATTTATGGTGGCAATTCTTTTGTATACGATGTTCTTTTTTCTTATAGACGGGGACAGGCTGTTAAAGAAAATCTTATTTTACATGCCCCTGGACGATAAGGATGAAAGACGGCTTCTTAACAGATTTACCTCTGTAACTCGCGCTACGATCAAGGGAACCGCCATCATCGGTCTTGTTCAGGGCGGGGCATCCGGCATCGCGTTTGCCGTGGTCGGCATCCACAGTTCGGTTTTCTGGGGTGCTGTCATGACGGTGTTGTCCATTATACCGGCCGTTGGGACGGCGTTGATATGGATTCCGGCGGCGCTTTGGCTATTCTCCCAGGGCGCATGGTTCAAGGCCGGCGCTCTTATCGTCTTCTGCGGGGTGATCGTGGGAGGTGTTGACAATCTTCTGCGGCCCCGGCTTGTGGGTAAAGACACGGAGATGCACGATCTTTTAATTTTATTTTCCACCCTTGGCGGCATTGCCATGTTCGGTATTATCGGCATCATCATCGGTCCTATTATTGCCGCATTGTTTGTCACCATCTGGGATATTTACGGCGTTGTTTTTAAGGATATACTGCCCAAGGTTGGGCCGTAA
- a CDS encoding ARMT1-like domain-containing protein: MRHECYFCHIKTIEKLIDKFKPDEKVAEHFIFSVHKLIESNWELSNPKMATEIHRMARIHLSNTNLYAEEKLKANEILLKEYPYWETIVNDSEDPFFTAAKLSVIGNIIDYGAQSVNDDISNQIESFFQKNLKVDMTADLKNEIRKAEHILYLGDNCGEIVFDKLFIETMNHKNITFAVRGKPVINDATLEDANQIGINNVCRVIPNGFDAPSTLIEFCSDEFVEEYNNADLIISKGQGNFEGLMESCHPNTFFLLIAKCYPIASLLGVDKNDMVISKLAI, encoded by the coding sequence ATGAGACACGAATGCTATTTTTGTCATATAAAGACAATTGAAAAACTAATTGATAAATTTAAACCTGATGAAAAAGTTGCAGAACATTTCATTTTTTCAGTCCATAAACTGATTGAATCTAATTGGGAACTTTCAAATCCCAAAATGGCAACGGAAATTCACCGCATGGCCAGGATTCATCTTAGCAATACAAACCTGTATGCCGAAGAAAAATTAAAGGCCAATGAGATTCTTCTAAAAGAATACCCATATTGGGAGACCATAGTTAATGACAGTGAAGATCCTTTTTTCACAGCGGCAAAGCTTTCGGTTATCGGCAATATAATTGATTATGGCGCACAAAGTGTTAATGACGACATATCGAATCAAATTGAATCTTTTTTCCAAAAAAATTTAAAAGTTGATATGACGGCAGACTTAAAAAATGAAATCCGTAAAGCTGAACATATTTTGTACTTAGGCGATAATTGCGGCGAAATAGTTTTTGATAAATTATTTATTGAAACAATGAATCATAAAAATATTACGTTTGCTGTACGGGGAAAACCTGTAATCAACGACGCAACACTTGAAGATGCAAATCAAATAGGCATTAACAACGTTTGCAGGGTTATTCCCAATGGTTTTGATGCGCCTTCAACACTTATTGAATTTTGTTCAGACGAATTTGTAGAAGAATATAATAATGCCGATCTTATTATATCGAAAGGGCAGGGGAATTTTGAAGGCCTTATGGAAAGTTGTCATCCAAATACTTTTTTTCTCTTAATCGCAAAATGTTACCCAATAGCAAGTTTGCTGGGTGTTGATAAAAATGATATGGTGATTTCAAAGTTAGCTATATGA
- a CDS encoding 4Fe-4S binding protein yields the protein MPWIKEESCTGCGICVDECPAGAICLEEEIAVINNDKCIRCGICHDVCPEDAARHDGERIPDEVQSNIAYAKKLLAHEHYGNDKAEQRQLIERLKRFFTKNQKVAEKTIEQLEVLKNTEYL from the coding sequence ATGCCATGGATAAAGGAAGAATCGTGTACGGGATGTGGAATATGCGTTGATGAATGTCCTGCCGGGGCAATTTGTTTGGAAGAAGAGATTGCGGTTATAAACAATGACAAATGTATCCGATGTGGAATTTGTCACGATGTATGCCCGGAGGATGCAGCTCGTCATGACGGAGAGCGAATCCCTGACGAAGTGCAATCAAACATAGCTTACGCTAAAAAATTATTAGCGCATGAACATTATGGCAATGATAAGGCAGAGCAACGGCAGCTTATCGAACGTTTAAAACGCTTTTTTACTAAAAATCAAAAAGTGGCGGAAAAAACCATTGAGCAGCTTGAAGTTCTGAAGAACACGGAATATCTATAG
- a CDS encoding glycerate kinase — translation MDLKAIYEAAIKRVDPYAMVQSRVTLDTNTLNIRLDNQNMRLSLEKFKKIYVLGAGKATAPMARAMEEILGPKLHGGLISVKKGHTDTLNKIKIMEAGHPVPDDNSALAARQIIDIAARGNEATLFINLISGGGSALLACPGEYRGASITLADKQKTTELLLACGADINEINIVRKQLSGIKGGKLARHMYPATSVNLILSDVVGDDLSAIASGPTAPDVTTFAQALGIVKKYELSSRLPARVTTMLESGALQETDKDQVSDHKVFSQVHNILLGNNLSAVNAARQTAENLGYNTLVLSSRITGEAREIARVFSGMAQDIALGNLPPQRPACVLAGGETTVTIKGNGKGGRNQEMALSFLQELDAGPAGIENIFFLSGATDGNDGPTDAAGAFASQAVLEAGKKAGLDISEYLGRNDSYTYFDTAGHLFKPGPTNTNVCDLQILIIK, via the coding sequence ATTGATCTGAAAGCCATATACGAGGCAGCAATCAAACGGGTGGACCCGTATGCCATGGTGCAGTCAAGGGTAACCCTGGACACCAACACCCTTAATATCCGTCTTGACAACCAAAACATGCGCCTGTCCTTGGAAAAATTTAAAAAAATATATGTGCTTGGCGCAGGAAAGGCCACAGCGCCCATGGCAAGGGCAATGGAAGAAATCCTTGGGCCAAAACTTCATGGGGGACTGATTTCAGTTAAAAAAGGGCACACCGACACTTTAAACAAAATTAAAATCATGGAAGCAGGCCACCCGGTCCCGGATGACAACAGCGCTTTGGCCGCCCGGCAGATCATTGATATCGCAGCAAGAGGAAATGAAGCGACCCTGTTCATCAATCTGATTTCCGGAGGCGGGTCCGCTCTCCTGGCCTGTCCGGGGGAATACCGGGGTGCATCCATCACCCTTGCAGACAAACAGAAAACCACTGAACTTCTGCTGGCTTGCGGGGCCGATATCAACGAAATTAACATAGTGCGAAAACAGCTGTCCGGCATCAAGGGTGGAAAACTTGCCCGGCACATGTACCCTGCCACATCCGTGAACCTGATCCTTTCCGATGTGGTGGGCGATGACCTTAGCGCCATTGCTTCGGGTCCCACAGCACCGGATGTCACCACCTTTGCCCAGGCCCTTGGTATTGTAAAAAAATACGAATTGTCGTCCAGACTGCCGGCAAGGGTGACAACCATGCTTGAATCCGGTGCACTGCAAGAGACAGACAAAGACCAAGTCAGTGATCATAAAGTTTTTTCACAGGTTCACAACATTCTTTTGGGCAATAATTTGTCCGCCGTGAATGCAGCCCGGCAAACGGCCGAAAACCTTGGTTACAACACCCTGGTGTTAAGTTCCCGGATCACCGGCGAAGCCCGGGAAATTGCCCGGGTCTTTTCCGGTATGGCTCAGGATATCGCATTAGGCAACCTGCCCCCCCAACGTCCGGCCTGCGTACTTGCCGGCGGAGAAACCACGGTGACCATCAAGGGGAACGGTAAAGGCGGACGGAATCAGGAAATGGCTTTGTCCTTTCTCCAGGAGCTTGACGCCGGCCCTGCCGGAATTGAAAACATCTTTTTTCTTTCCGGTGCCACAGACGGCAATGACGGCCCCACGGATGCGGCCGGGGCATTTGCATCCCAGGCTGTTCTGGAAGCAGGAAAAAAAGCGGGGCTGGATATCAGTGAATACCTGGGCAGAAATGATTCATACACCTACTTTGATACGGCCGGACATCTGTTCAAACCCGGCCCCACCAACACCAACGTATGTGACCTTCAAATCCTTATTATAAAATAA
- a CDS encoding putative sulfate/molybdate transporter gives METRQPKYQFNRNEFAGAMGDLGTILPIALGMILVNGLNPVGVFFSMGVFYIAGGVYYGITVPVQPMKVIGTYAIATSMTAPQIQASAFLMFVCLVLIGATRSMDKFGAYIPRSVIRGIQLSTGLMLMVKGIKIILGKTLLKGAEHGVEPHLTIQSAGFIPITIIIGICGVVVTLAFLNNKKLPAALIVIGLGLFIGLILGTKEGFDTLKPGLYFPHLFPHGFPVPADLTFALFAVVLPQLPMTLGNAVVAQADLSKDYFGDNAEKMTYTALCFSMAAGNFLSFIFGGIPMCHGAGGLAAHYRFGAKTAGSNLIIGGIMAGLALILGAGFIYVLFLIPMSILGVLLLFAGSQLALTISDMHSRNELFIIVTIVSLTLAANLAIGTIFGIILAYGIRHIHI, from the coding sequence ATGGAAACGCGACAACCCAAATACCAATTTAACCGAAACGAATTTGCAGGTGCCATGGGGGATCTTGGCACCATCCTGCCCATAGCCCTTGGCATGATCCTGGTCAACGGCCTTAACCCTGTAGGGGTGTTTTTCTCCATGGGCGTCTTTTATATTGCCGGCGGTGTATATTACGGCATCACAGTACCGGTGCAACCCATGAAGGTGATCGGCACCTATGCCATTGCCACGTCTATGACAGCACCCCAGATCCAGGCCTCAGCGTTTCTCATGTTTGTGTGCCTTGTATTGATCGGTGCCACAAGATCCATGGACAAATTCGGGGCATACATCCCGCGCTCGGTAATCCGAGGCATCCAGTTATCCACAGGACTTATGCTCATGGTCAAGGGGATAAAAATAATCCTGGGCAAAACCCTGCTTAAAGGCGCTGAGCATGGAGTGGAGCCCCACCTAACGATCCAGTCCGCAGGGTTTATTCCTATCACGATTATCATTGGTATTTGCGGGGTAGTTGTTACCCTGGCCTTTTTAAACAATAAAAAACTGCCGGCCGCCCTTATCGTGATTGGATTAGGCCTGTTCATCGGCCTGATTCTGGGCACAAAAGAGGGATTTGACACCCTTAAACCCGGCCTGTATTTTCCTCACCTTTTTCCCCATGGATTTCCTGTCCCGGCAGATTTGACCTTTGCCCTGTTTGCCGTGGTTCTTCCCCAGCTACCCATGACGCTGGGCAATGCCGTGGTCGCTCAAGCCGATCTTTCAAAGGACTATTTTGGGGACAATGCCGAAAAAATGACCTACACGGCACTGTGCTTTTCCATGGCTGCCGGTAATTTTTTAAGTTTTATTTTCGGGGGCATACCCATGTGCCACGGCGCCGGCGGTCTTGCCGCCCACTACCGCTTTGGCGCAAAAACCGCCGGCTCAAATCTGATTATCGGCGGAATCATGGCAGGCCTTGCCCTGATTCTGGGAGCGGGATTTATTTATGTGCTTTTTCTGATCCCCATGTCCATCCTCGGTGTGTTGCTGCTATTTGCCGGAAGCCAGCTTGCATTGACCATCAGCGACATGCACAGCAGAAATGAATTGTTTATTATTGTGACCATCGTATCCTTAACCCTTGCCGCCAACCTGGCCATAGGCACTATTTTCGGAATTATTCTGGCATACGGAATCAGACACATCCACATTTAA